A genomic stretch from Aedes albopictus strain Foshan chromosome 2, AalbF5, whole genome shotgun sequence includes:
- the LOC109430537 gene encoding uncharacterized oxidoreductase YoxD: MVHYQDQGEGYVAADKSDLAPYSWTEVILKLVVQITLSIPYHVLDFIRAYIWCPKKSIKSRVVLVTGGGNGLGRALCIRFAQEGCAVAVVDVDLEGAARTVDEVRKMGMRAEAFQTDVSDVRAVQKLRENIETTLGPVQILVNNAGLLSFTYMNEGTDEQIQRIINVNLASHFWMIRQFLPGMQQRNEGHIVGISSVLGMIPNFRTIAYSATKYGIRGMMGSLSDELFFNGFGDTIFTTCVYPDLVATRKELFDSLNDLGVSAQALSPKQAANFVVDGVLRNKTDIIVANFPVPLGLKLSALVSTRIRRIFTMCIVKNTRKKSGN, from the exons ATGGTCCACTATCAGGATCAGGGTGAAGGTTATGTGGCAGCAGACAAAAGTGATCTAGCTCCGTATAGTTGGACCGAAGTGATACTGAAATTGGTCGTGCAAATTACGTTGAGTATCCCCTACCATGTTCTGGATTTCATAAGAGCTTATATTTGGTGCCCGAAAAAAAGTATAAAAAGTCGCGTGGTGCTGGTGACTGGAGGAGGAAATGGACTGGGCAGGGCATTATGTATTCGGTTTGCTCAAGAGGGATGCGCGGTTGCTGTGGTAGATGTCGATCTGGAAGGTGCTGCCAGAACAGTGGATGAGGTTCGAAAAATGGGAATGAGAGCCGAGGCTTTCCAAACGGATGTCAGTGATGTACGAGCGGTGCAAAAACTTAGGGAAAATATCGAAACAACATTGGGCCCTGTGCAGATATTGGTCAACAATGCCGGATTGCTTTCGTTTACGTACATGAACGAGGGCACCGATGAACAGATTCAAAGAATAATCAACGTCAATTTAGCATCACATTTCTGG ATGATTCGCCAATTTTTACCCGGAATGCAACAAAGGAACGAAGGTCACATTGTAGGGATAAGTTCGGTTCTAG GAATGATTCCGAATTTCCGGACGATCGCGTACAGTGCTACAAAATATGGAATACGGGGGATGATGGGATCCCTGAGTGATGAACTGTTCTTCAACGGATTTGGTGACACAATTTTCACTACATGTGTTTATCCCGATTTGGTTGCCACAAGAAAAGAACTGTTTGACTCATTGAATGATCTCGG TGTTTCTGCGCAAGCGTTATCCCCAAAGCAAGCTGCCAACTTTGTGGTCGATGGTGTTTTACGGAACAAAACGGATATAATTGTGGCAAATTTCCCGGTTCCTCTAGGATTAAAGTTGTCTGC GTTGGTCTCGACAAGGATACGTCGTATTTTTACCATGTGTATCGTAAAGAATACTCGCAAAAAGTCAGGCAATTGA